From the genome of Solidesulfovibrio carbinolicus, one region includes:
- the pgi gene encoding glucose-6-phosphate isomerase encodes MAQLTEHPAHSALVAHHERVKELHMRDLFAADPGRFDNYSLRLGDVLFDYSKNRVTDETLGLLFDLARQAGVEARRDAMFAGEKINRTENRAVLHVALRNRANRPIAVDGRDVMPDVNKVLNQMRIFCGRVHSGQWKGYTGKAITDVVNIGIGGSDLGPQMASLALAHYAVPGITSHFVSNVDGAHMVDTLRRVSPETTLFIIASKTFTTLETMANAHDARDWFLAQAGDEAAVAKHFVALSTNAEAVAAFGIDTANMFAFWDWVGGRYSLWSAIGLSIALAVGFDNFEAMLEGAFIADEHFRSAPLERNIPVVMGLLGIWYNNYFGAQTQAILPYDQHLTRFAAYFQQGDMESNGKSVTNDGRFVDYTTGPIIWGEPGTNGQHAFYQLIHQGRKLIPCDFLAAAVTRTPLGRHQDMLLSNFFAQTEALMKGKTVDEARGELTGKGLDEAQLELLSKAKSFTGNRPTNSFLYRVLDPKTLGTLIALYEHKIFVQGTIWDINSYDQMGVELGKVLAGTILKELEDDAPVKSHDCSTNGLVNYYKELRLGD; translated from the coding sequence ATGGCCCAACTCACCGAGCATCCGGCCCACAGCGCCCTCGTCGCTCACCATGAGCGCGTCAAGGAACTGCACATGCGCGACCTGTTCGCCGCCGACCCCGGCCGGTTCGACAACTATTCCCTGCGCCTGGGCGACGTCCTGTTCGATTATTCCAAGAATCGGGTCACGGACGAGACCCTGGGCCTGCTGTTCGACCTGGCCCGGCAAGCCGGGGTGGAAGCCCGGCGCGACGCCATGTTCGCCGGCGAAAAGATCAACCGCACCGAAAACCGGGCCGTGCTCCACGTGGCCCTGCGAAACCGCGCCAACCGGCCCATCGCGGTGGACGGCCGCGACGTCATGCCCGACGTCAACAAGGTGCTCAACCAGATGCGCATTTTTTGCGGCCGCGTCCATTCCGGCCAGTGGAAGGGATACACCGGCAAGGCCATCACCGACGTGGTCAACATCGGCATCGGCGGCTCGGACCTGGGGCCGCAGATGGCGAGCCTGGCCCTGGCCCATTATGCCGTGCCCGGCATCACGTCGCATTTCGTTTCCAACGTGGACGGCGCGCACATGGTGGACACGCTAAGGCGCGTCTCCCCGGAGACGACTCTTTTCATCATCGCCTCCAAGACCTTCACCACCCTGGAGACCATGGCCAACGCTCATGACGCTCGGGATTGGTTTCTCGCCCAGGCCGGCGACGAGGCGGCCGTGGCCAAGCATTTCGTGGCTCTGTCCACCAACGCCGAGGCCGTGGCCGCCTTCGGTATCGACACGGCCAACATGTTCGCCTTTTGGGATTGGGTCGGCGGGCGCTATTCCCTGTGGTCGGCCATTGGCCTGTCTATCGCCCTGGCCGTGGGCTTCGACAACTTCGAGGCCATGCTCGAAGGCGCGTTTATCGCCGACGAGCATTTCCGGTCCGCGCCCCTGGAGCGCAACATTCCGGTGGTCATGGGACTGCTCGGCATCTGGTACAACAATTACTTCGGGGCCCAGACCCAGGCCATCCTGCCCTACGACCAGCACCTGACCCGGTTCGCCGCCTATTTCCAGCAAGGCGACATGGAGAGCAACGGCAAGTCCGTCACCAATGACGGCCGGTTCGTGGACTACACCACCGGCCCCATCATCTGGGGCGAACCCGGCACCAACGGCCAGCATGCCTTTTACCAGCTCATCCACCAGGGCCGAAAGCTCATCCCCTGCGATTTCCTGGCCGCCGCCGTCACCCGCACACCCCTGGGCCGGCATCAGGACATGCTGTTGTCCAACTTCTTTGCCCAGACCGAGGCCCTCATGAAGGGCAAGACCGTGGACGAAGCCCGGGGAGAACTTACCGGCAAGGGATTGGACGAGGCACAATTGGAGCTTTTATCCAAGGCCAAGTCCTTCACCGGCAACCGCCCGACCAATTCGTTCCTGTATCGCGTCCTGGATCCCAAGACCCTGGGCACGCTGATCGCGCTCTACGAGCACAAGATTTTTGTCCAGGGAACCATCTGGGACATCAACTCCTACGACCAGATGGGCGTGGAACTCGGCAAGGTGCTGGCCGGGACCATCCTCAAGGAGTTGGAGGACGACGCGCCAGTGAAATCCCACGACTGCTCCACCAACGGCTTGGTCAATTACTACAAGGAATTGCGTCTGGGCGACTAG
- a CDS encoding 4Fe-4S dicluster domain-containing protein — MKIHRALRMERCIGCHSCSLACARLVYKSMSWQTAGIRIRSTGGVSSGFQAILCLACDPAPCAAACPTGAMRQRKSGGGVTLKKSLCIQCGQCAAACPVDAINLDAAGNPAVCLHCGQCTAYCPHDCLELVEADTPAAPCLESCHVE, encoded by the coding sequence ATGAAGATCCATCGCGCCCTGCGCATGGAGCGCTGCATAGGTTGCCATTCCTGTTCCCTGGCCTGCGCCCGGCTGGTTTACAAGTCCATGTCCTGGCAAACCGCCGGCATCCGCATCCGATCCACCGGCGGCGTGTCCAGCGGCTTCCAGGCCATCCTGTGCCTGGCCTGCGACCCGGCCCCGTGCGCTGCCGCCTGCCCCACCGGGGCCATGCGCCAACGCAAGTCCGGCGGCGGGGTAACCCTCAAAAAATCCCTGTGCATCCAGTGCGGCCAATGCGCCGCCGCCTGTCCGGTGGACGCCATCAATCTTGACGCGGCCGGCAATCCCGCCGTGTGCCTGCACTGCGGCCAGTGCACCGCCTATTGCCCCCATGACTGCCTGGAGCTGGTCGAGGCCGACACGCCCGCCGCCCCCTGCCTGGAGAGTTGCCATGTCGAATGA
- a CDS encoding glycosyltransferase family 9 protein — translation MNPPDKIVLEHAGALGDFFLAWPAFLSVVRHFPGVPAFAAVRPSLAGWLAFLAAPCPPDLRRALDARFAAAVWPEALANTLLIRPGLAARPELPPNDRFLFLPGVVPGSLESPRALYRKALEAHGIPWAEDWRETFQTLFGSHAPTTDDVLLFPGAGHPDKCWPLDRLADLAKGLAARGLRPVYVLGPAELERGLAPAGSDMVLPETVEELSLALRTAQAVVGPDCGPLHLAGLHGVPGVAVFGPTSPRQWGPVGLDIITAGMACAPCAVVTSGAFAAACPRPLPCLADVSHEVVLERLMTLTAMRPHARQQGN, via the coding sequence ATGAACCCCCCTGACAAGATCGTTTTGGAACATGCCGGAGCTCTTGGTGATTTTTTCCTGGCTTGGCCGGCTTTTCTGTCGGTTGTCCGGCATTTTCCGGGTGTGCCCGCCTTTGCGGCCGTGCGTCCATCCCTGGCCGGCTGGCTCGCGTTTCTGGCCGCGCCCTGCCCACCCGATCTGCGCCGAGCTCTCGACGCCCGCTTCGCCGCCGCCGTCTGGCCCGAGGCCCTGGCCAATACCCTGTTGATCCGCCCCGGCCTGGCCGCCCGGCCGGAGCTGCCGCCAAACGACCGTTTTCTGTTCCTGCCGGGCGTCGTGCCCGGCAGCCTGGAGAGTCCTCGGGCGCTCTACCGCAAGGCCCTGGAAGCCCACGGCATCCCCTGGGCCGAGGACTGGCGCGAGACCTTCCAAACGCTTTTCGGAAGCCATGCCCCGACCACGGACGACGTGCTGCTCTTTCCCGGAGCCGGCCACCCGGACAAGTGCTGGCCCCTGGACCGGCTGGCCGACCTGGCCAAGGGTCTGGCCGCGCGCGGGCTGCGCCCGGTTTATGTTCTGGGCCCGGCGGAACTGGAACGCGGCCTTGCCCCGGCCGGAAGCGACATGGTGCTGCCCGAGACGGTGGAAGAATTGTCGTTGGCGCTGCGCACGGCCCAGGCGGTGGTTGGGCCGGACTGCGGCCCCCTGCATCTGGCCGGACTGCACGGCGTGCCTGGGGTGGCGGTCTTCGGCCCGACCTCGCCCCGGCAGTGGGGGCCGGTCGGCTTGGACATCATAACGGCGGGGATGGCCTGCGCGCCCTGTGCGGTCGTGACGTCCGGGGCCTTCGCCGCCGCCTGCCCGCGACCCCTGCCCTGCCTGGCGGACGTTAGCCACGAGGTCGTTCTGGAACGGCTCATGACCCTGACGGCGATGCGACCACACGCCCGCCAACAAGGAAACTGA
- the glgB gene encoding 1,4-alpha-glucan branching protein GlgB — protein MSKAAAPSVSPCLPVALGELDIFLFGQGKHWDLYRLLGAHPYDGPDGPGYRFAVWAPNARAVSVISDANGWTPGLQSLHPVAASGIWAGYIPGFERGWLYKFSVTQQDGAVVEKADPFAFCTEMRPGVAARAWDLDSYAWNDGAWMEQRRARGLPLTDPVAIYEVHAGSWRWKTADYGSFYSYRDLAETLVPYVRDLGFTHIEFMPLAEHPLDESWGYQVGHYFSPTSRFGTPEDLRYLIDVCHQNGIGVILDWVPAHFPKDAWSLGRFDGTGLFEHEDPRQGEHPDWGTYVFNFERHEVKNFLLANALYWFKEFHLDGLRIDAVASMLYLDYSRREGQWIPNKYGGKENIAAIEMLRELNVVVHEHFPGAAMIAEESTSWAGVSRPVYTGGLGFTFKWNMGWMNDTLSYFAKDPIYRGYHQNQLTFSMLYAFHENFILPLSHDEVTHGKGALISKMPGDQWQQMANLRLFLAYMWAHPGKKLLFMGCEFGQWKEWNSREPLDWALMDFPNHQGAAELVRALNALHKAYPAMHDRDNDWTGFEWVDLSDYAASVITFLRKAPDGSPVLWAFNFTPIVRENYAVGCRIPGFWREIFNSDAALFGGGNIGNGGGVMARPAAYGDWPEYLSLTLPPLAAVALTPEG, from the coding sequence ATGTCCAAAGCCGCCGCTCCGTCCGTGTCCCCCTGCCTGCCCGTGGCCCTGGGCGAACTCGATATTTTCCTTTTCGGCCAGGGCAAGCACTGGGATCTCTACCGGCTCCTGGGCGCGCATCCCTACGACGGGCCGGACGGACCGGGCTACCGGTTCGCCGTCTGGGCTCCCAACGCCCGGGCCGTGTCGGTTATAAGCGACGCCAACGGCTGGACCCCCGGCCTGCAATCCCTGCATCCCGTGGCCGCCTCGGGCATCTGGGCCGGTTACATCCCGGGTTTCGAGAGGGGCTGGCTCTACAAATTTTCCGTCACCCAACAAGACGGCGCGGTGGTGGAAAAGGCCGATCCCTTCGCTTTTTGCACCGAGATGCGGCCCGGCGTGGCCGCTCGGGCCTGGGATCTGGACAGCTACGCCTGGAACGACGGGGCCTGGATGGAGCAGCGCCGGGCGCGCGGCCTGCCCCTGACCGATCCGGTGGCCATCTATGAAGTCCATGCCGGCTCCTGGCGCTGGAAAACCGCCGACTACGGCTCGTTTTATTCCTACCGCGACCTGGCCGAGACCCTGGTGCCCTACGTGCGCGACCTGGGTTTCACCCACATCGAATTCATGCCCCTGGCCGAACATCCCCTGGACGAATCCTGGGGCTATCAGGTCGGCCACTATTTTTCCCCGACCTCGCGCTTCGGTACGCCCGAGGATCTGCGCTACTTGATCGACGTCTGCCACCAAAACGGCATCGGCGTCATCCTCGACTGGGTTCCGGCCCATTTTCCCAAGGACGCCTGGAGCCTGGGCCGCTTCGACGGCACCGGGCTTTTCGAGCACGAAGATCCGCGCCAGGGCGAGCACCCCGACTGGGGCACCTATGTCTTCAATTTCGAGCGCCACGAAGTCAAAAACTTCCTTTTGGCCAACGCGCTCTACTGGTTCAAGGAATTCCATCTCGACGGCCTGCGCATCGACGCCGTGGCCAGCATGCTCTACCTCGACTACTCCCGCCGGGAAGGGCAGTGGATTCCCAACAAGTACGGCGGCAAGGAAAACATCGCGGCCATCGAGATGCTGCGCGAACTCAACGTCGTGGTCCACGAGCATTTCCCCGGCGCGGCCATGATCGCCGAGGAGTCCACCTCCTGGGCCGGCGTGTCGCGGCCGGTCTACACCGGAGGCCTGGGGTTCACCTTCAAGTGGAACATGGGCTGGATGAACGACACCCTGAGCTATTTCGCCAAGGACCCCATCTACCGGGGCTACCACCAAAACCAGCTCACCTTTTCCATGCTCTATGCCTTTCACGAGAACTTCATCCTGCCCCTGTCCCACGACGAGGTCACTCACGGCAAAGGCGCCCTCATTTCCAAGATGCCCGGCGACCAGTGGCAGCAGATGGCCAACCTGCGCCTGTTTTTGGCCTATATGTGGGCCCATCCGGGCAAGAAGCTTCTGTTTATGGGCTGCGAGTTCGGCCAGTGGAAGGAATGGAACTCCCGGGAGCCGCTGGACTGGGCGCTGATGGACTTCCCCAACCATCAAGGCGCGGCGGAACTCGTGCGGGCGCTCAATGCCCTGCACAAGGCCTATCCGGCCATGCACGACCGCGACAATGACTGGACCGGATTTGAGTGGGTGGATCTTTCCGATTACGCCGCCTCGGTCATCACCTTCCTGCGCAAGGCCCCGGACGGGTCGCCGGTCCTTTGGGCCTTTAACTTCACGCCCATCGTGCGCGAGAACTACGCCGTGGGCTGCCGCATCCCCGGCTTCTGGCGGGAGATTTTCAATTCCGACGCCGCGCTTTTCGGCGGCGGCAATATCGGCAACGGCGGCGGCGTCATGGCCCGGCCGGCCGCCTACGGCGACTGGCCCGAATACCTCTCCCTGACGCTGCCGCCCCTGGCCGCCGTGGCTTTGACCCCCGAAGGCTGA
- the pdxA gene encoding 4-hydroxythreonine-4-phosphate dehydrogenase PdxA, which translates to MTAQSPLKNPILLTLGDAGGLGPELACRLLGGPDAPKNDRSVALVGPETALVWHASHLGLARFWTRLPDYDALAEASPGVYLLEPQGLAGLPVAAGKETPEGGRAAGESLELALAVLAAHPDWGLVTGPLSKAALNAAGFAFPGHTEFLAERSGVGRGGVCMHLCGPVLRVSLVTTHPPLAKVPSLVTYDRVARCLALTWDYVTRLGVADKPIAVCGLNPHAGEGGLLGREDEAVVRPAVDAARAKGVAAVGPLPADTLFYRAAQGEFSAILAMYHDQGLPPLKLLHFKDTVNVTLGLPFVRTSVGHGTGFELVGTGKAATSSLAAALELAKRLTG; encoded by the coding sequence ATGACTGCCCAATCCCCTTTGAAAAACCCCATCCTTCTCACCCTCGGCGACGCAGGCGGCCTTGGGCCGGAACTGGCCTGCCGGCTGCTCGGCGGCCCGGACGCGCCGAAAAACGACCGTTCTGTGGCGCTTGTTGGCCCGGAAACGGCCCTGGTTTGGCACGCAAGTCACCTGGGACTGGCCCGGTTCTGGACGCGCCTGCCCGACTATGACGCCCTGGCCGAAGCCTCCCCCGGCGTTTATCTCCTGGAGCCTCAGGGCTTGGCCGGGTTGCCGGTTGCGGCTGGAAAAGAGACGCCCGAAGGCGGCCGGGCCGCCGGCGAGAGCCTGGAACTGGCCCTGGCCGTCCTGGCCGCTCATCCGGACTGGGGGCTGGTCACCGGCCCGCTGTCCAAGGCGGCGCTCAACGCCGCCGGCTTCGCTTTTCCGGGTCATACCGAATTTCTGGCCGAACGTTCAGGCGTGGGACGTGGCGGGGTGTGCATGCACCTGTGCGGTCCGGTGCTGCGGGTGAGCCTGGTCACCACCCATCCACCCTTGGCCAAGGTGCCGTCGCTGGTCACCTACGACCGGGTGGCCCGCTGCCTGGCCCTGACCTGGGACTACGTCACGCGCCTTGGCGTGGCGGACAAGCCCATTGCCGTGTGCGGCCTCAATCCCCATGCCGGGGAGGGCGGGCTTTTAGGTCGCGAGGATGAGGCAGTGGTGCGCCCGGCCGTGGACGCGGCCCGGGCCAAGGGCGTCGCGGCCGTGGGGCCGCTGCCGGCGGACACGCTCTTTTACCGGGCGGCCCAGGGCGAATTTTCCGCCATCCTGGCCATGTACCATGACCAGGGTTTGCCGCCGCTAAAGCTTTTACACTTCAAGGACACGGTCAACGTGACCCTGGGGCTGCCCTTTGTGCGCACCTCCGTGGGCCACGGCACGGGCTTCGAGCTTGTCGGCACGGGCAAGGCGGCCACAAGCAGCTTGGCCGCCGCCTTGGAGCTGGCCAAGCGGCTGACGGGGTAA
- the glgA gene encoding glycogen synthase GlgA, translating into MKFHHKVLFVASEMYPFSKTGGLGDVMGALPKELKRQGVNVALIAPYYGRLNHGDHQLRLIYSKCRVGYPWAPITADIYTATCDDVPVYFVQRGEYFDRRFYYNTHDGDYFDNCERFIFFCRATMAWASRLDGAPAIVHAHDWQAALVPAYLHFLRPAAPFWRNTKTVMTIHNLAFQGRFASRLFFDSGLPKEAWGLDGAEFWGDFNLLKAGLAYSDIITAVSPTYALEILSPQFGCGLEGILTKRAPQLRGILNGADYTVWDPINDRHLPSAYSPDDLSGKAVCKRNLVAELGLDRRFLKRPILGFIGRIRDQKGIDLLIDIMSRVMDKDAAVVVLGEGSLDYEAVLLDMMENYPGRLAVRVGYTEDLAHRIQAGSDIFLMPSRYEPCGLTQMYALRFGTPPVATAVGGLRDTIVPWPDPAATGFTFSEPDPELFYRAILDALELWDRPEAWKAMVVRAMRADYSWEKAAKNYINLYRELGADI; encoded by the coding sequence ATGAAGTTTCATCACAAGGTCCTCTTTGTCGCTTCGGAAATGTATCCCTTCTCCAAGACCGGCGGTCTCGGGGACGTCATGGGCGCGCTGCCCAAGGAACTCAAGCGCCAGGGCGTCAACGTCGCCCTGATCGCGCCCTACTACGGCCGCCTCAACCACGGCGACCACCAGCTGCGGCTGATCTATTCCAAATGCCGCGTCGGCTATCCCTGGGCGCCGATCACCGCCGACATCTACACCGCCACCTGCGACGACGTGCCGGTCTACTTCGTCCAGCGCGGCGAATACTTCGACCGTCGTTTTTATTACAACACCCACGACGGCGACTATTTCGACAACTGCGAGCGCTTCATCTTTTTCTGCCGGGCCACCATGGCCTGGGCCAGCCGACTGGACGGCGCGCCGGCCATTGTCCACGCCCACGACTGGCAGGCCGCCCTGGTGCCGGCCTACCTGCACTTCCTGCGTCCGGCAGCGCCCTTTTGGCGCAACACCAAAACCGTCATGACCATCCACAACCTGGCCTTTCAGGGCCGTTTCGCCTCGCGGCTGTTCTTCGACTCCGGCCTGCCCAAGGAGGCCTGGGGCCTGGACGGCGCGGAATTCTGGGGCGATTTCAACCTGCTCAAGGCCGGCTTGGCCTATTCCGACATCATTACGGCGGTCAGCCCCACCTACGCCCTGGAGATCCTCTCGCCCCAGTTCGGTTGCGGCCTGGAAGGCATCCTGACCAAGCGCGCCCCCCAACTGCGCGGCATCTTAAACGGCGCGGACTACACCGTCTGGGATCCCATAAACGATCGCCACCTGCCAAGCGCCTACAGCCCCGACGACCTCTCTGGCAAGGCGGTGTGTAAGCGCAATCTGGTGGCCGAGCTGGGACTGGACCGGCGGTTTCTCAAACGGCCCATTCTCGGTTTTATCGGCCGCATCCGCGACCAGAAGGGCATTGATCTGCTTATCGACATCATGAGCCGCGTCATGGACAAGGACGCCGCCGTGGTGGTCCTTGGCGAAGGCAGCCTCGATTACGAGGCCGTGCTCTTGGACATGATGGAGAACTACCCCGGCCGGCTGGCCGTGCGCGTCGGCTATACCGAAGATCTGGCCCATCGCATCCAGGCTGGTTCGGACATTTTCCTGATGCCCTCGCGCTATGAGCCCTGCGGTCTGACCCAGATGTACGCCCTGCGGTTCGGCACGCCGCCCGTGGCCACGGCCGTGGGCGGGCTGCGCGACACCATCGTGCCCTGGCCAGACCCCGCAGCCACGGGGTTCACCTTCTCCGAACCCGATCCCGAACTCTTCTACCGGGCCATCCTCGACGCCCTGGAACTCTGGGACCGCCCCGAAGCCTGGAAAGCCATGGTCGTACGGGCCATGCGGGCAGATTATTCCTGGGAAAAGGCGGCCAAGAACTACATCAATCTCTACCGGGAGCTTGGGGCCGACATTTAA
- a CDS encoding SDR family oxidoreductase, giving the protein MADKRVAIVTGASRGIGAAVARRLAANGLAVVVNYVTGQTRAEAVVRDIVAEGGHGVAIGADVSDPADAAALFEAAEAVFGNVDVIVNNAGVMQPGVVSLADTSDELYERIVSINLGGTFNMLRLAATRLRDNGRIVNFSSSVVGLRPAGYAVYAATKAAVETMTAIFAKEMGPRGISVSAVAPGPVGTELFLTGKTPEMVERIVAATPLGRLGTPEDVAGVVSFLVGESGGWINGAVIRANGGMA; this is encoded by the coding sequence ATGGCGGACAAACGCGTGGCCATTGTCACCGGCGCGTCCCGGGGCATCGGCGCGGCTGTGGCCCGGCGCCTGGCTGCGAACGGGCTGGCGGTGGTGGTCAATTACGTGACTGGGCAAACCCGGGCGGAGGCTGTTGTGCGCGACATTGTGGCCGAGGGCGGGCATGGCGTGGCCATCGGGGCCGACGTGTCCGATCCGGCCGATGCGGCCGCGCTTTTCGAGGCGGCCGAAGCCGTCTTTGGCAACGTGGACGTCATCGTCAACAATGCCGGGGTGATGCAACCCGGAGTGGTTTCCCTGGCCGACACCAGCGACGAACTGTACGAGCGCATCGTGTCCATCAACCTCGGCGGCACGTTCAACATGCTGCGTCTGGCCGCGACCCGGCTGCGCGACAATGGGCGCATCGTCAATTTTTCCTCCAGCGTGGTCGGGCTACGGCCGGCCGGCTACGCCGTTTACGCGGCCACCAAGGCGGCGGTGGAAACCATGACCGCCATCTTCGCCAAGGAAATGGGGCCGCGCGGCATCAGCGTCTCGGCCGTGGCTCCGGGGCCGGTTGGCACGGAGCTTTTTTTGACGGGCAAGACGCCGGAGATGGTGGAGCGCATCGTCGCGGCAACGCCCCTGGGCCGGCTCGGCACGCCCGAGGACGTGGCCGGGGTGGTGTCGTTTCTGGTGGGAGAGAGCGGCGGCTGGATCAACGGCGCGGTCATCCGAGCCAACGGGGGCATGGCGTAG
- a CDS encoding NUDIX domain-containing protein, whose product MALVKPCPQCGHSIVHYRNPVPTVDTLIHLPGRGVVLIERLNEPYGWALPGGFVDYGESAEAAAIREAKEETGLTVELTSLLGVYSHPSRDPRQHTLSVVYIAQALDPDELAAGDDAKNLSVFPVGQWPKPLCFDHERILNDYATLLKRVKPL is encoded by the coding sequence ATGGCCCTTGTCAAACCCTGCCCGCAATGCGGCCACTCCATCGTCCATTACCGCAATCCCGTGCCCACGGTGGACACGCTCATTCATCTGCCCGGACGCGGCGTGGTGCTCATCGAACGCCTCAATGAACCTTATGGCTGGGCCTTGCCCGGCGGGTTCGTGGACTACGGCGAATCGGCCGAGGCCGCCGCCATCCGCGAGGCCAAGGAAGAAACCGGCCTCACTGTGGAGCTGACGAGTCTTCTTGGCGTCTACTCCCACCCCTCGCGCGACCCCAGGCAGCATACCCTAAGCGTCGTCTACATTGCCCAGGCCCTGGACCCCGACGAACTGGCCGCCGGCGACGACGCCAAGAACCTGTCCGTTTTTCCCGTGGGGCAGTGGCCGAAACCCTTGTGTTTCGACCACGAACGGATTTTAAACGACTATGCCACGCTATTAAAACGGGTCAAACCGCTGTGA
- a CDS encoding aldehyde ferredoxin oxidoreductase C-terminal domain-containing protein, with protein MSNEANDLFRVLVYDLERGRGELAILPGRRDYLGGSGLAALLYEKYGLPTAPAFDPRQPLIFAIGPATGYFPLMSKTVCGFKSPYNENYAESHAGGRSALSLRFAGYDALVVVGKAPRLSTLVVGSRRIERLDVHYLAGADVFTTGKLLRKIAEGASGHRSILRIGPAGENGSGYACINVDTYRHFGRLGAGAVMGAKNLKGIVLQGDGDLPLPADKGYAKLFKDIHEKVTSSGMMEKYHNLGTPANVLPLNELKSLPWRNLAATSDAEADKVSGEAFAEKLLMHNAACAGCPVGCIHVGMVREMFSTSHRFAIHQVAYDHEPNFAAGPMLGVTDPVEVLAINDMADRQGLDIISAGVALAWAVEATQKGVISEKETEVKLAFGDAAALKRAMWLIGHKANDFYALLGQGAMAAAAHYGGADYACVLGQEMAGYATGETYFASQTVAFRHSHLDTGAYSYDQKHKEQDVAKVVDFLVKDERERVLLTCLVACLFAREVYKPEVIASVLGCLGHEELAGSFDAAAENARRARWRLKIATGYDPRATRIPKRFTEVTTWKGPVDAVYMEALRAAYAEAVAELGAPPAAAEPQPPAM; from the coding sequence ATGTCGAATGAGGCAAACGATCTGTTCCGCGTCCTGGTCTATGACCTCGAACGCGGTCGCGGCGAACTGGCCATCCTGCCCGGTCGGCGGGACTACCTCGGCGGCTCGGGGCTGGCGGCGCTCCTCTACGAAAAATATGGCCTGCCCACGGCCCCGGCCTTCGATCCCCGCCAGCCGCTGATTTTCGCCATTGGTCCGGCCACCGGCTATTTCCCGCTCATGAGCAAGACCGTGTGCGGCTTCAAATCGCCCTACAACGAAAACTACGCCGAATCCCACGCCGGCGGCCGTTCGGCCCTGTCCCTGCGTTTTGCCGGCTACGACGCCCTGGTGGTGGTGGGCAAGGCCCCGAGGCTCTCCACCCTGGTGGTCGGTTCGCGGCGCATCGAACGCCTCGACGTCCACTATCTGGCCGGGGCCGACGTGTTCACCACGGGCAAGCTCCTGCGAAAAATCGCCGAAGGGGCCTCGGGCCACCGCAGCATCCTGCGCATCGGCCCGGCCGGAGAAAACGGCTCGGGCTACGCCTGCATCAACGTCGATACCTACCGCCACTTCGGCCGCCTCGGGGCCGGGGCGGTCATGGGCGCGAAAAACCTCAAAGGCATCGTCCTGCAGGGCGACGGCGACTTGCCCCTTCCGGCCGACAAGGGCTACGCCAAGCTTTTCAAGGACATTCACGAAAAGGTCACGTCTTCGGGGATGATGGAAAAATACCACAACCTCGGCACCCCGGCCAACGTGCTGCCCTTAAACGAACTCAAGTCCCTGCCCTGGCGCAACTTGGCCGCCACCAGCGACGCCGAGGCGGACAAGGTCTCGGGCGAGGCTTTTGCCGAAAAGCTCCTCATGCACAACGCCGCCTGCGCCGGCTGCCCGGTGGGCTGCATCCACGTCGGCATGGTGCGCGAGATGTTCTCGACTTCCCACCGTTTCGCCATCCATCAGGTGGCCTACGACCACGAGCCCAACTTCGCGGCCGGCCCCATGCTTGGCGTGACCGATCCGGTGGAGGTGCTGGCGATAAACGACATGGCCGACCGCCAGGGTCTGGACATCATCTCGGCCGGCGTGGCCCTGGCCTGGGCCGTGGAGGCCACGCAAAAGGGCGTCATTTCCGAAAAGGAAACCGAGGTGAAGCTCGCCTTCGGCGACGCGGCCGCCCTAAAGCGCGCCATGTGGCTCATCGGCCACAAGGCCAACGACTTCTATGCGCTGCTTGGCCAGGGCGCCATGGCCGCCGCCGCCCATTACGGCGGGGCCGACTACGCCTGCGTGCTGGGGCAGGAAATGGCCGGCTACGCCACGGGCGAGACCTATTTTGCCTCCCAGACCGTCGCTTTCCGTCATTCCCACCTCGATACCGGGGCCTACTCCTACGACCAGAAGCACAAGGAGCAGGACGTGGCCAAGGTGGTGGATTTCCTTGTCAAGGACGAACGCGAACGGGTGCTTCTCACCTGCCTTGTGGCCTGCCTTTTCGCCCGGGAGGTCTACAAGCCCGAAGTCATCGCCTCGGTGCTCGGCTGCCTGGGCCACGAGGAACTGGCCGGCTCCTTTGACGCCGCCGCCGAGAACGCCCGGCGCGCCCGCTGGCGGCTCAAGATCGCCACCGGCTACGATCCCAGGGCCACGCGCATTCCCAAGCGCTTCACCGAGGTGACCACCTGGAAGGGGCCGGTGGACGCGGTCTACATGGAGGCCCTGCGGGCCGCCTATGCCGAGGCCGTGGCCGAACTCGGCGCGCCGCCTGCCGCCGCCGAGCCCCAACCGCCGGCTATGTAA